A window of Ammospiza nelsoni isolate bAmmNel1 chromosome 19, bAmmNel1.pri, whole genome shotgun sequence contains these coding sequences:
- the GALR2 gene encoding galanin receptor type 2, with protein sequence MNGSLAGSGGGWQPESVIIPLVYFIIFLVGTVGNSLVLAVLLRNGQVKNTTNLFILNLGVADLCFILFCVPFQATIYTLEGWVFGPFMCKAVHFFIYLTMYASSFTLATVSLDRYLAIRYPLHSRELRTPRNALLAICVIWGLSFIFSGPYLSYYQEFQLANLTVCHPIWEISQRKIMDTCTFIFSYIIPVLILSLTYVRTIRYLWRSVDPLQDMSESKKAKRKVTRMIIIVAVLFCLCWLPHHLVILCVWFGHFPLNHSTYVLRILSHVISYANSCVNPIVYALVSKHFRKGFKKIFSCLLHKRVAHRVHVAQAAHTLSTLEAELSELTQLSEALPGRSAARCRVPAQPWGEAGLEGQEHRADGSSVTFNVS encoded by the exons ATGAACGGCTCGCTGGCGGGCTCCGGGGGGGGCTGGCAGCCCGAGTCCGTGATCATCCCCCTCGTGTACTTCATCATCTTCCTCGTGGGCACCGTGGGTAACAGCCTGGTGCTGGCCGTGCTGCTGCGCAACGGGCAGGTGAAGAACACCACCAACCTCTTCATCCTCAACCTGGGGGTGGCCGACCTCTGCTTCATCCTCTTCTGCGTGCCCTTCCAAGCCACCATCTACACCCTGGAGGGATGGGTGTTCGGGCCCTTCATGTGCAAGGCCGTGCACTTCTTCATCTACCTCACCATGTACGCCAGCAGCTTCACCCTGGCCACCGTGTCCCTGGACAG GTACTTGGCCATACGATACCCCCTGCACTCCAGGGAGCTGAGGACACCCAGGAACGCCCTCCTGGCCATTTGTGTCATCTGGGGGCTCTCCTTCATCTTCTCGGGCCCTTACCTCAGCTACTACCAGGAGTTTCAGCTGGCCAACCTGACTGTCTGCCACCCCATCTGGGAGATCTCCCAGCGCAAGATCATGGACACCTGCACCTTCATCTTCAGCTACATCATCCCCGTGCTCATCCTCAGCCTCACTTACGTGCGGACTATTCGCTACCTGTGGCGCTCCGTGGATCCTCTCCAAGACATGTCAGAGTCCAAGAAGGCCAAGAGGAAGGTCACCAGGATGATCATCATCGTGGCCGTGCTGTTCTGCCTCTGCTGGCTGCCCCACCACCTGGTGATCCTGTGCGTGTGGTTCGGGCACTTCCCCCTGAACCACTCCACGTACGTGCTGCGCATCCTCTCGCACGTCATCTCCTACGCCAACTCCTGCGTCAACCCCATCGTCTACGCCCTGGTCTCCAAGCACTTCCGCAAGGGCTTCAAGAAGATcttcagctgcctcctgcacaaGAGGGTAGCGCACAGGGTGCACGTGGCCCAGGCTGCCCACACGCTCAGCACgctggaggcagagctcagcGAGCTGACCCAGCTGAGCGAAGCCCTGCCCGGGCGCTCGGCCGCGCGCTGCAGGGTCCCCGCGCAGCCCTggggggaggcagggctggaggggcaggagcacagagcagatggCTCCTCTGTCACCTTCAACGTCAGCTAG